A single genomic interval of Apteryx mantelli isolate bAptMan1 chromosome 19, bAptMan1.hap1, whole genome shotgun sequence harbors:
- the TBC1D16 gene encoding TBC1 domain family member 16 isoform X1 — protein MSLGRLLRRASSKASDLLTLNPGGSSSSSSVLDGEIIYSKNNVCVHPPELLQGIGEHHPGYLCLYMEKDELLGTTLILAWVPNSRIQRQDEEALRYITPESSPVRKAPRKRGRHTQGFGIVRPASPTEQKGAVILKEDDILAVSQLVKDVAYVSSPSSEGEKLSQGCPAADGTRHSPQPAHSDSGILSTISSQDEQNRSELSVEGPEEGLDCRPEQGEDEGSLELSADDVSRDSTFDSDSDAFSSPFCLSPISEALGKSSSSVFLDNESRDTCDNRMTCSTSSASSLDTSAQFQENNGQTQNTRWDEQQKVFALEQVCGVFRVDLGQMRSLRLFFSDEACTCGQLVVASRESQYKIFHFHHGGLDKLSEVFQQWKYCTETHLKDQQLTDEKTCMQFSIRRPKLPSSETHPEENTYKRLDVSAWLNHLNESGQVEEEYKLQKAIFFGGIDISIRGEVWPFLLHYYSYESTSEEREALRIQKRKEYFEIQEKRLSMTPDEQKDFWRKVQFTVDKDVVRTDRSNQFFRGEGNPNVETMRRILLNYAVFNPTTGYSQGMSDLVAPILAEVLDESDTFWCFVGLMQNTIFISSPRDEDMEKQLMYLRELLRLMHPRFYQHLLSLGEDGLQMLFCHRWILLCFKREFPDAEALRMWEACWAHYQTDYFHLFICVAIVVIYGDDVIEQQLATDQMLLHFGNLAMHMNGELVLRKARSLLYQFHLLPRIPCSLHDLCKLCGTGMWDSGFIPAVECSGHHPESESCPYGGLAEVSSPKPGSEGKRGLKTRDVFAFRK, from the exons ATGTCTCTGGGGCGACTCCTCCGACGTGCCTCTTCAAAAGCCTCTGACCTCCTGACCTTAAATCCTGGTGGTAGCAGCAGTTCATCTTCCGTGCTTGATGGGGAGATTATCTACTCTAAGAACAATGTCTGTGTCCATCCTCCTGAGCTGCTACAAGGCATCGGGGAGCATCACCCAG GCTATCTGTGCTTGTACATGGAGAAAGATGAGCTGCTCGGTACCACGCTTATCCTTGCCTGGGTCCCAAACTCTCGCATTCAGAGGCAGGATGAAGAAGCCCTGCGCTATATTACCCCTGAGAGCTCCCCTGTCCGGAAAGCTCCCCGCAAACGTGGCCGGCACACTCAGGGTTTCGGCATTGTCCGGCCGGCTTCCCCCACGGAGCAGAAAGGAGCAGTGATCCTGAAGGAAGACGACATCCTGGCTGTGTCACAGCTTGTGAAAGATGTGGCTTATGTCAGCTCCCCTTCTTCAGAAGGGGAGAAGCTCTCCCAGGGTTGTCCGGCAGCAGACGGCACCCGCCATTCCCCCCAGCCTGCCCACAGCGACTCAGGAATCTTGTCGACAATCAGTTCTCAGGATGAGCAGAACAGGTCGGAGCTGTCCGTGGAGGGGCCCGAGGAGGGTCTGGACTGCAGGCCGGAGCAGGGGGAGGACGAGGGCTCCTTGGAGCTGTCTGCTGATGATGTGAGCAGGGACAGTACTTTTGACTCTGATTCTGATGCCTTCTCTTCCCCCTTCTGCCTCTCTCCCATTAGTGAAGCCCTTGGGAAAAGCAGTAGTTCTGTGTTTCTGGATAATGAAAGCAG GGACACGTGTGACAATCGCATGACCTGCTCGACCAGCTCTGCTTCTAGCCTGGACACCAGCGCCCAGTTCCAGGAGAATAATGGGCAAACGCAGAACACCAGGTGGGATGAACAGCAGAAAGTATTTGCCCTAGAACAGGTCTGTGGTGTCTTTAGAGTGGACCTGGGACAGATGAGGTCCCTTCGCCTTTTCTTTAG CGATGAGGCGTGCACCTGTGGACAGCTGGTTGTTGCAAGCAGGGAGAGTCAATACAAGATCTTCCATTTTCACCATGGTGGCCTGGATAAACTGTCTGAGGTGTTTCAGCAATGGAAGTACTGCACGGAGACCCATCTCAAAGACCAG CAGCTTACGGATGAGAAGACATGTATGCAGTTCTCTATCCGTCGTCCCAAGTTGCCATCCTCAGAGACCCATCCGGAGGAGAACACGTATAAGCGTCTCGATGTGTCTGCCTGGCTCAATCACTTGAATGAATCTGGACAGGTGGAAGAAGAGTACAAGCTACAGAAG GCCATTTTCTTTGGTGGGATTGATATTTCCATCCGTGGGGAAGTGTGGCCCTTTTTGCTGCACTACTACAGCTATGAGTCCACCTCTGAAGAGAGGGAGGCGCTGAGGATACAGAAGAGGAAAGAATACTTTGAGATCCAGGAGAAAAG ACTTTCAATGACTCCAGATGAACAGAAGGATTTCTGGCGTAAAGTACAGTTCACAGTAGATAAAGACGTCGTGAGGACTGACCGCAGCAACCAGTTCTTTCGTGGGGAGGGCAATCCAAATGTGGAAACTATGAG GAGGATCTTGCTGAACTATGCAGTATTTAACCCAACAACTGGATACTCCCAAGGGATGTCTGACCTGGTTGCCCCAATCCTGGCGGAGGTCCTAGATGAGTCAGATACTTTCTGGTGCTTTGTGGGATTGATGCAGAATACGATCTTCATCAGCTCACCCCGGGATGAGGATATGGAGAAACAGCTG ATGTACCTGCGAGAGCTGCTACGGCTCATGCACCCACGCTTCTACCAGCACCTGCTTTCCTTGGGAGAGGATGGCCTGCAGATGCTTTTCTGTCACCGTTGGATCCTCCTCTGTTTTAAACGTGAATTTCCAGATGCTGAGGCTTTGCGCATGTGGGAAGCATGCTGGGCTCACTATCAG ACTGACTATTTCCACCTCTTTATCTGTGTGGCCATAGTGGTGATTTATGGGGATGACGTCATTGAACAACAGCTGGCCACTGACCAGATGCTGCTGCATTTCGGCAACCTGGCTATGCACATGAATGGAGAACTTGTACTCAGGAAG GCAAGAAGTCTGCTCTATCAGTTCCACCTGTTACCTCGCATCCCCTGCAGCCTGCATGACCTGTGCAAGCTGTGTGGGACGGGAATGTGGGACAGCGGCTTCATCCCCGCTGTAGAGTGCTCTGGCCATCACCCGGAGTCTGAGAGCTGCCCGTATGGGGGACTGGCGGAAGTGTCTTCTCCTAAACCAGGAAgtgaaggcaagagaggcttgaaAACACGGGACGTCTTTGCTTTCCGAAAATAG
- the TBC1D16 gene encoding TBC1 domain family member 16 isoform X4 translates to MEKDELLGTTLILAWVPNSRIQRQDEEALRYITPESSPVRKAPRKRGRHTQGFGIVRPASPTEQKGAVILKEDDILAVSQLVKDVAYVSSPSSEGEKLSQGCPAADGTRHSPQPAHSDSGILSTISSQDEQNRSELSVEGPEEGLDCRPEQGEDEGSLELSADDVSRDSTFDSDSDAFSSPFCLSPISEALGKSSSSVFLDNESRDTCDNRMTCSTSSASSLDTSAQFQENNGQTQNTRWDEQQKVFALEQVCGVFRVDLGQMRSLRLFFSDEACTCGQLVVASRESQYKIFHFHHGGLDKLSEVFQQWKYCTETHLKDQQLTDEKTCMQFSIRRPKLPSSETHPEENTYKRLDVSAWLNHLNESGQVEEEYKLQKAIFFGGIDISIRGEVWPFLLHYYSYESTSEEREALRIQKRKEYFEIQEKRLSMTPDEQKDFWRKVQFTVDKDVVRTDRSNQFFRGEGNPNVETMRRILLNYAVFNPTTGYSQGMSDLVAPILAEVLDESDTFWCFVGLMQNTIFISSPRDEDMEKQLMYLRELLRLMHPRFYQHLLSLGEDGLQMLFCHRWILLCFKREFPDAEALRMWEACWAHYQTDYFHLFICVAIVVIYGDDVIEQQLATDQMLLHFGNLAMHMNGELVLRKARSLLYQFHLLPRIPCSLHDLCKLCGTGMWDSGFIPAVECSGHHPESESCPYGGLAEVSSPKPGSEGKRGLKTRDVFAFRK, encoded by the exons ATGGAGAAAGATGAGCTGCTCGGTACCACGCTTATCCTTGCCTGGGTCCCAAACTCTCGCATTCAGAGGCAGGATGAAGAAGCCCTGCGCTATATTACCCCTGAGAGCTCCCCTGTCCGGAAAGCTCCCCGCAAACGTGGCCGGCACACTCAGGGTTTCGGCATTGTCCGGCCGGCTTCCCCCACGGAGCAGAAAGGAGCAGTGATCCTGAAGGAAGACGACATCCTGGCTGTGTCACAGCTTGTGAAAGATGTGGCTTATGTCAGCTCCCCTTCTTCAGAAGGGGAGAAGCTCTCCCAGGGTTGTCCGGCAGCAGACGGCACCCGCCATTCCCCCCAGCCTGCCCACAGCGACTCAGGAATCTTGTCGACAATCAGTTCTCAGGATGAGCAGAACAGGTCGGAGCTGTCCGTGGAGGGGCCCGAGGAGGGTCTGGACTGCAGGCCGGAGCAGGGGGAGGACGAGGGCTCCTTGGAGCTGTCTGCTGATGATGTGAGCAGGGACAGTACTTTTGACTCTGATTCTGATGCCTTCTCTTCCCCCTTCTGCCTCTCTCCCATTAGTGAAGCCCTTGGGAAAAGCAGTAGTTCTGTGTTTCTGGATAATGAAAGCAG GGACACGTGTGACAATCGCATGACCTGCTCGACCAGCTCTGCTTCTAGCCTGGACACCAGCGCCCAGTTCCAGGAGAATAATGGGCAAACGCAGAACACCAGGTGGGATGAACAGCAGAAAGTATTTGCCCTAGAACAGGTCTGTGGTGTCTTTAGAGTGGACCTGGGACAGATGAGGTCCCTTCGCCTTTTCTTTAG CGATGAGGCGTGCACCTGTGGACAGCTGGTTGTTGCAAGCAGGGAGAGTCAATACAAGATCTTCCATTTTCACCATGGTGGCCTGGATAAACTGTCTGAGGTGTTTCAGCAATGGAAGTACTGCACGGAGACCCATCTCAAAGACCAG CAGCTTACGGATGAGAAGACATGTATGCAGTTCTCTATCCGTCGTCCCAAGTTGCCATCCTCAGAGACCCATCCGGAGGAGAACACGTATAAGCGTCTCGATGTGTCTGCCTGGCTCAATCACTTGAATGAATCTGGACAGGTGGAAGAAGAGTACAAGCTACAGAAG GCCATTTTCTTTGGTGGGATTGATATTTCCATCCGTGGGGAAGTGTGGCCCTTTTTGCTGCACTACTACAGCTATGAGTCCACCTCTGAAGAGAGGGAGGCGCTGAGGATACAGAAGAGGAAAGAATACTTTGAGATCCAGGAGAAAAG ACTTTCAATGACTCCAGATGAACAGAAGGATTTCTGGCGTAAAGTACAGTTCACAGTAGATAAAGACGTCGTGAGGACTGACCGCAGCAACCAGTTCTTTCGTGGGGAGGGCAATCCAAATGTGGAAACTATGAG GAGGATCTTGCTGAACTATGCAGTATTTAACCCAACAACTGGATACTCCCAAGGGATGTCTGACCTGGTTGCCCCAATCCTGGCGGAGGTCCTAGATGAGTCAGATACTTTCTGGTGCTTTGTGGGATTGATGCAGAATACGATCTTCATCAGCTCACCCCGGGATGAGGATATGGAGAAACAGCTG ATGTACCTGCGAGAGCTGCTACGGCTCATGCACCCACGCTTCTACCAGCACCTGCTTTCCTTGGGAGAGGATGGCCTGCAGATGCTTTTCTGTCACCGTTGGATCCTCCTCTGTTTTAAACGTGAATTTCCAGATGCTGAGGCTTTGCGCATGTGGGAAGCATGCTGGGCTCACTATCAG ACTGACTATTTCCACCTCTTTATCTGTGTGGCCATAGTGGTGATTTATGGGGATGACGTCATTGAACAACAGCTGGCCACTGACCAGATGCTGCTGCATTTCGGCAACCTGGCTATGCACATGAATGGAGAACTTGTACTCAGGAAG GCAAGAAGTCTGCTCTATCAGTTCCACCTGTTACCTCGCATCCCCTGCAGCCTGCATGACCTGTGCAAGCTGTGTGGGACGGGAATGTGGGACAGCGGCTTCATCCCCGCTGTAGAGTGCTCTGGCCATCACCCGGAGTCTGAGAGCTGCCCGTATGGGGGACTGGCGGAAGTGTCTTCTCCTAAACCAGGAAgtgaaggcaagagaggcttgaaAACACGGGACGTCTTTGCTTTCCGAAAATAG
- the TBC1D16 gene encoding TBC1 domain family member 16 isoform X5, with protein MSLGRLLRRASSKASDLLTLNPGGSSSSSSVLDGEIIYSKNNVCVHPPELLQGIGEHHPGYLCLYMEKDELLGTTLILAWVPNSRIQRQDEEALRYITPESSPVRKAPRKRGRHTQGFGIVRPASPTEQKGAVILKEDDILAVSQLVKDVAYVSSPSSEGEKLSQGCPAADGTRHSPQPAHSDSGILSTISSQDEQNRSELSVEGPEEGLDCRPEQGEDEGSLELSADDVSRDSTFDSDSDAFSSPFCLSPISEALGKSSSSVFLDNESRDTCDNRMTCSTSSASSLDTSAQFQENNGQTQNTRWDEQQKVFALEQVCGVFRVDLGQMRSLRLFFSDEACTCGQLVVASRESQYKIFHFHHGGLDKLSEVFQQWKYCTETHLKDQQLTDEKTCMQFSIRRPKLPSSETHPEENTYKRLDVSAWLNHLNESGQVEEEYKLQKAIFFGGIDISIRGEVWPFLLHYYSYESTSEEREALRIQKRKEYFEIQEKRLSMTPDEQKDFWRKVQFTVDKDVVRTDRSNQFFRGEGNPNVETMRRILLNYAVFNPTTGYSQGMSDLVAPILAEVLDESDTFWCFVGLMQNTIFISSPRDEDMEKQLEPQTS; from the exons ATGTCTCTGGGGCGACTCCTCCGACGTGCCTCTTCAAAAGCCTCTGACCTCCTGACCTTAAATCCTGGTGGTAGCAGCAGTTCATCTTCCGTGCTTGATGGGGAGATTATCTACTCTAAGAACAATGTCTGTGTCCATCCTCCTGAGCTGCTACAAGGCATCGGGGAGCATCACCCAG GCTATCTGTGCTTGTACATGGAGAAAGATGAGCTGCTCGGTACCACGCTTATCCTTGCCTGGGTCCCAAACTCTCGCATTCAGAGGCAGGATGAAGAAGCCCTGCGCTATATTACCCCTGAGAGCTCCCCTGTCCGGAAAGCTCCCCGCAAACGTGGCCGGCACACTCAGGGTTTCGGCATTGTCCGGCCGGCTTCCCCCACGGAGCAGAAAGGAGCAGTGATCCTGAAGGAAGACGACATCCTGGCTGTGTCACAGCTTGTGAAAGATGTGGCTTATGTCAGCTCCCCTTCTTCAGAAGGGGAGAAGCTCTCCCAGGGTTGTCCGGCAGCAGACGGCACCCGCCATTCCCCCCAGCCTGCCCACAGCGACTCAGGAATCTTGTCGACAATCAGTTCTCAGGATGAGCAGAACAGGTCGGAGCTGTCCGTGGAGGGGCCCGAGGAGGGTCTGGACTGCAGGCCGGAGCAGGGGGAGGACGAGGGCTCCTTGGAGCTGTCTGCTGATGATGTGAGCAGGGACAGTACTTTTGACTCTGATTCTGATGCCTTCTCTTCCCCCTTCTGCCTCTCTCCCATTAGTGAAGCCCTTGGGAAAAGCAGTAGTTCTGTGTTTCTGGATAATGAAAGCAG GGACACGTGTGACAATCGCATGACCTGCTCGACCAGCTCTGCTTCTAGCCTGGACACCAGCGCCCAGTTCCAGGAGAATAATGGGCAAACGCAGAACACCAGGTGGGATGAACAGCAGAAAGTATTTGCCCTAGAACAGGTCTGTGGTGTCTTTAGAGTGGACCTGGGACAGATGAGGTCCCTTCGCCTTTTCTTTAG CGATGAGGCGTGCACCTGTGGACAGCTGGTTGTTGCAAGCAGGGAGAGTCAATACAAGATCTTCCATTTTCACCATGGTGGCCTGGATAAACTGTCTGAGGTGTTTCAGCAATGGAAGTACTGCACGGAGACCCATCTCAAAGACCAG CAGCTTACGGATGAGAAGACATGTATGCAGTTCTCTATCCGTCGTCCCAAGTTGCCATCCTCAGAGACCCATCCGGAGGAGAACACGTATAAGCGTCTCGATGTGTCTGCCTGGCTCAATCACTTGAATGAATCTGGACAGGTGGAAGAAGAGTACAAGCTACAGAAG GCCATTTTCTTTGGTGGGATTGATATTTCCATCCGTGGGGAAGTGTGGCCCTTTTTGCTGCACTACTACAGCTATGAGTCCACCTCTGAAGAGAGGGAGGCGCTGAGGATACAGAAGAGGAAAGAATACTTTGAGATCCAGGAGAAAAG ACTTTCAATGACTCCAGATGAACAGAAGGATTTCTGGCGTAAAGTACAGTTCACAGTAGATAAAGACGTCGTGAGGACTGACCGCAGCAACCAGTTCTTTCGTGGGGAGGGCAATCCAAATGTGGAAACTATGAG GAGGATCTTGCTGAACTATGCAGTATTTAACCCAACAACTGGATACTCCCAAGGGATGTCTGACCTGGTTGCCCCAATCCTGGCGGAGGTCCTAGATGAGTCAGATACTTTCTGGTGCTTTGTGGGATTGATGCAGAATACGATCTTCATCAGCTCACCCCGGGATGAGGATATGGAGAAACAGCTG gaaccA
- the TBC1D16 gene encoding TBC1 domain family member 16 isoform X2, with translation MSLGRLLRRASSKASDLLTLNPGGSSSSSSVLDGEIIYSKNNVCVHPPELLQGIGEHHPGYLCLYMEKDELLGTTLILAWVPNSRIQRQDEEALRYITPESSPVRKAPRKRGRHTQGFGIVRPASPTEQKGAVILKEDDILAVSQLVKDVAYVSSPSSEGEKLSQGCPAADGTRHSPQPAHSDSGILSTISSQDEQNRSELSVEGPEEGLDCRPEQGEDEGSLELSADDVSRDSTFDSDSDAFSSPFCLSPISEALGKSSSSVFLDNESRDTCDNRMTCSTSSASSLDTSAQFQENNGQTQNTRWDEQQKVFALEQVCGVFRVDLGQMRSLRLFFSDEACTCGQLVVASRESQYKIFHFHHGGLDKLSEVFQQWKYCTETHLKDQLTDEKTCMQFSIRRPKLPSSETHPEENTYKRLDVSAWLNHLNESGQVEEEYKLQKAIFFGGIDISIRGEVWPFLLHYYSYESTSEEREALRIQKRKEYFEIQEKRLSMTPDEQKDFWRKVQFTVDKDVVRTDRSNQFFRGEGNPNVETMRRILLNYAVFNPTTGYSQGMSDLVAPILAEVLDESDTFWCFVGLMQNTIFISSPRDEDMEKQLMYLRELLRLMHPRFYQHLLSLGEDGLQMLFCHRWILLCFKREFPDAEALRMWEACWAHYQTDYFHLFICVAIVVIYGDDVIEQQLATDQMLLHFGNLAMHMNGELVLRKARSLLYQFHLLPRIPCSLHDLCKLCGTGMWDSGFIPAVECSGHHPESESCPYGGLAEVSSPKPGSEGKRGLKTRDVFAFRK, from the exons ATGTCTCTGGGGCGACTCCTCCGACGTGCCTCTTCAAAAGCCTCTGACCTCCTGACCTTAAATCCTGGTGGTAGCAGCAGTTCATCTTCCGTGCTTGATGGGGAGATTATCTACTCTAAGAACAATGTCTGTGTCCATCCTCCTGAGCTGCTACAAGGCATCGGGGAGCATCACCCAG GCTATCTGTGCTTGTACATGGAGAAAGATGAGCTGCTCGGTACCACGCTTATCCTTGCCTGGGTCCCAAACTCTCGCATTCAGAGGCAGGATGAAGAAGCCCTGCGCTATATTACCCCTGAGAGCTCCCCTGTCCGGAAAGCTCCCCGCAAACGTGGCCGGCACACTCAGGGTTTCGGCATTGTCCGGCCGGCTTCCCCCACGGAGCAGAAAGGAGCAGTGATCCTGAAGGAAGACGACATCCTGGCTGTGTCACAGCTTGTGAAAGATGTGGCTTATGTCAGCTCCCCTTCTTCAGAAGGGGAGAAGCTCTCCCAGGGTTGTCCGGCAGCAGACGGCACCCGCCATTCCCCCCAGCCTGCCCACAGCGACTCAGGAATCTTGTCGACAATCAGTTCTCAGGATGAGCAGAACAGGTCGGAGCTGTCCGTGGAGGGGCCCGAGGAGGGTCTGGACTGCAGGCCGGAGCAGGGGGAGGACGAGGGCTCCTTGGAGCTGTCTGCTGATGATGTGAGCAGGGACAGTACTTTTGACTCTGATTCTGATGCCTTCTCTTCCCCCTTCTGCCTCTCTCCCATTAGTGAAGCCCTTGGGAAAAGCAGTAGTTCTGTGTTTCTGGATAATGAAAGCAG GGACACGTGTGACAATCGCATGACCTGCTCGACCAGCTCTGCTTCTAGCCTGGACACCAGCGCCCAGTTCCAGGAGAATAATGGGCAAACGCAGAACACCAGGTGGGATGAACAGCAGAAAGTATTTGCCCTAGAACAGGTCTGTGGTGTCTTTAGAGTGGACCTGGGACAGATGAGGTCCCTTCGCCTTTTCTTTAG CGATGAGGCGTGCACCTGTGGACAGCTGGTTGTTGCAAGCAGGGAGAGTCAATACAAGATCTTCCATTTTCACCATGGTGGCCTGGATAAACTGTCTGAGGTGTTTCAGCAATGGAAGTACTGCACGGAGACCCATCTCAAAGACCAG CTTACGGATGAGAAGACATGTATGCAGTTCTCTATCCGTCGTCCCAAGTTGCCATCCTCAGAGACCCATCCGGAGGAGAACACGTATAAGCGTCTCGATGTGTCTGCCTGGCTCAATCACTTGAATGAATCTGGACAGGTGGAAGAAGAGTACAAGCTACAGAAG GCCATTTTCTTTGGTGGGATTGATATTTCCATCCGTGGGGAAGTGTGGCCCTTTTTGCTGCACTACTACAGCTATGAGTCCACCTCTGAAGAGAGGGAGGCGCTGAGGATACAGAAGAGGAAAGAATACTTTGAGATCCAGGAGAAAAG ACTTTCAATGACTCCAGATGAACAGAAGGATTTCTGGCGTAAAGTACAGTTCACAGTAGATAAAGACGTCGTGAGGACTGACCGCAGCAACCAGTTCTTTCGTGGGGAGGGCAATCCAAATGTGGAAACTATGAG GAGGATCTTGCTGAACTATGCAGTATTTAACCCAACAACTGGATACTCCCAAGGGATGTCTGACCTGGTTGCCCCAATCCTGGCGGAGGTCCTAGATGAGTCAGATACTTTCTGGTGCTTTGTGGGATTGATGCAGAATACGATCTTCATCAGCTCACCCCGGGATGAGGATATGGAGAAACAGCTG ATGTACCTGCGAGAGCTGCTACGGCTCATGCACCCACGCTTCTACCAGCACCTGCTTTCCTTGGGAGAGGATGGCCTGCAGATGCTTTTCTGTCACCGTTGGATCCTCCTCTGTTTTAAACGTGAATTTCCAGATGCTGAGGCTTTGCGCATGTGGGAAGCATGCTGGGCTCACTATCAG ACTGACTATTTCCACCTCTTTATCTGTGTGGCCATAGTGGTGATTTATGGGGATGACGTCATTGAACAACAGCTGGCCACTGACCAGATGCTGCTGCATTTCGGCAACCTGGCTATGCACATGAATGGAGAACTTGTACTCAGGAAG GCAAGAAGTCTGCTCTATCAGTTCCACCTGTTACCTCGCATCCCCTGCAGCCTGCATGACCTGTGCAAGCTGTGTGGGACGGGAATGTGGGACAGCGGCTTCATCCCCGCTGTAGAGTGCTCTGGCCATCACCCGGAGTCTGAGAGCTGCCCGTATGGGGGACTGGCGGAAGTGTCTTCTCCTAAACCAGGAAgtgaaggcaagagaggcttgaaAACACGGGACGTCTTTGCTTTCCGAAAATAG
- the TBC1D16 gene encoding TBC1 domain family member 16 isoform X3 gives MSLGRLLRRASSKASDLLTLNPGGSSSSSSVLDGEIIYSKNNVCVHPPELLQGIGEHHPGYLCLYMEKDELLGTTLILAWVPNSRIQRQDEEALRYITPESSPVRKAPRKRGRHTQGFGIVRPASPTEQKGAVILKEDDILAVSQLVKDVAYVSSPSSEGEKLSQGCPAADGTRHSPQPAHSDSGILSTISSQDEQNRSELSVEGPEEGLDCRPEQGEDEGSLELSADDVSRDSTFDSDSDAFSSPFCLSPISEALGKSSSSVFLDNESRDTCDNRMTCSTSSASSLDTSAQFQENNGQTQNTRWDEQQKVFALEQVCGVFRVDLGQMRSLRLFFSDEACTCGQLVVASRESQYKIFHFHHGGLDKLSEVFQQWKYCTETHLKDQQLTDEKTCMQFSIRRPKLPSSETHPEENTYKRLDVSAWLNHLNESGQVEEEYKLQKAIFFGGIDISIRGEVWPFLLHYYSYESTSEEREALRIQKRKEYFEIQEKRLSMTPDEQKDFWRKVQFTVDKDVVRTDRSNQFFRGEGNPNVETMRRILLNYAVFNPTTGYSQGMSDLVAPILAEVLDESDTFWCFVGLMQNTIFISSPRDEDMEKQLTDYFHLFICVAIVVIYGDDVIEQQLATDQMLLHFGNLAMHMNGELVLRKARSLLYQFHLLPRIPCSLHDLCKLCGTGMWDSGFIPAVECSGHHPESESCPYGGLAEVSSPKPGSEGKRGLKTRDVFAFRK, from the exons ATGTCTCTGGGGCGACTCCTCCGACGTGCCTCTTCAAAAGCCTCTGACCTCCTGACCTTAAATCCTGGTGGTAGCAGCAGTTCATCTTCCGTGCTTGATGGGGAGATTATCTACTCTAAGAACAATGTCTGTGTCCATCCTCCTGAGCTGCTACAAGGCATCGGGGAGCATCACCCAG GCTATCTGTGCTTGTACATGGAGAAAGATGAGCTGCTCGGTACCACGCTTATCCTTGCCTGGGTCCCAAACTCTCGCATTCAGAGGCAGGATGAAGAAGCCCTGCGCTATATTACCCCTGAGAGCTCCCCTGTCCGGAAAGCTCCCCGCAAACGTGGCCGGCACACTCAGGGTTTCGGCATTGTCCGGCCGGCTTCCCCCACGGAGCAGAAAGGAGCAGTGATCCTGAAGGAAGACGACATCCTGGCTGTGTCACAGCTTGTGAAAGATGTGGCTTATGTCAGCTCCCCTTCTTCAGAAGGGGAGAAGCTCTCCCAGGGTTGTCCGGCAGCAGACGGCACCCGCCATTCCCCCCAGCCTGCCCACAGCGACTCAGGAATCTTGTCGACAATCAGTTCTCAGGATGAGCAGAACAGGTCGGAGCTGTCCGTGGAGGGGCCCGAGGAGGGTCTGGACTGCAGGCCGGAGCAGGGGGAGGACGAGGGCTCCTTGGAGCTGTCTGCTGATGATGTGAGCAGGGACAGTACTTTTGACTCTGATTCTGATGCCTTCTCTTCCCCCTTCTGCCTCTCTCCCATTAGTGAAGCCCTTGGGAAAAGCAGTAGTTCTGTGTTTCTGGATAATGAAAGCAG GGACACGTGTGACAATCGCATGACCTGCTCGACCAGCTCTGCTTCTAGCCTGGACACCAGCGCCCAGTTCCAGGAGAATAATGGGCAAACGCAGAACACCAGGTGGGATGAACAGCAGAAAGTATTTGCCCTAGAACAGGTCTGTGGTGTCTTTAGAGTGGACCTGGGACAGATGAGGTCCCTTCGCCTTTTCTTTAG CGATGAGGCGTGCACCTGTGGACAGCTGGTTGTTGCAAGCAGGGAGAGTCAATACAAGATCTTCCATTTTCACCATGGTGGCCTGGATAAACTGTCTGAGGTGTTTCAGCAATGGAAGTACTGCACGGAGACCCATCTCAAAGACCAG CAGCTTACGGATGAGAAGACATGTATGCAGTTCTCTATCCGTCGTCCCAAGTTGCCATCCTCAGAGACCCATCCGGAGGAGAACACGTATAAGCGTCTCGATGTGTCTGCCTGGCTCAATCACTTGAATGAATCTGGACAGGTGGAAGAAGAGTACAAGCTACAGAAG GCCATTTTCTTTGGTGGGATTGATATTTCCATCCGTGGGGAAGTGTGGCCCTTTTTGCTGCACTACTACAGCTATGAGTCCACCTCTGAAGAGAGGGAGGCGCTGAGGATACAGAAGAGGAAAGAATACTTTGAGATCCAGGAGAAAAG ACTTTCAATGACTCCAGATGAACAGAAGGATTTCTGGCGTAAAGTACAGTTCACAGTAGATAAAGACGTCGTGAGGACTGACCGCAGCAACCAGTTCTTTCGTGGGGAGGGCAATCCAAATGTGGAAACTATGAG GAGGATCTTGCTGAACTATGCAGTATTTAACCCAACAACTGGATACTCCCAAGGGATGTCTGACCTGGTTGCCCCAATCCTGGCGGAGGTCCTAGATGAGTCAGATACTTTCTGGTGCTTTGTGGGATTGATGCAGAATACGATCTTCATCAGCTCACCCCGGGATGAGGATATGGAGAAACAGCTG ACTGACTATTTCCACCTCTTTATCTGTGTGGCCATAGTGGTGATTTATGGGGATGACGTCATTGAACAACAGCTGGCCACTGACCAGATGCTGCTGCATTTCGGCAACCTGGCTATGCACATGAATGGAGAACTTGTACTCAGGAAG GCAAGAAGTCTGCTCTATCAGTTCCACCTGTTACCTCGCATCCCCTGCAGCCTGCATGACCTGTGCAAGCTGTGTGGGACGGGAATGTGGGACAGCGGCTTCATCCCCGCTGTAGAGTGCTCTGGCCATCACCCGGAGTCTGAGAGCTGCCCGTATGGGGGACTGGCGGAAGTGTCTTCTCCTAAACCAGGAAgtgaaggcaagagaggcttgaaAACACGGGACGTCTTTGCTTTCCGAAAATAG